Part of the Microbacterium immunditiarum genome is shown below.
CCACATCCTGCTCCCCGGGTGCGAGCGGTGCGCCCACGGAGTGGACCGTCTTGACCCAGGGCTTTCCGGTGGCGATCTGCTCGAGCACCGCTGCGCCGACACGCGTCATGATGCCGATCGAGGCGACCGAGTACGCGCTGTCGGTGAGCTGGACGCCGATGTGGGAGAGGGGTCCGCCGACGGGTCCCATCGAGAACGGGACGACGTACATCGTGCGCCCTCGCATCGAGCCCTCGAAGACCCCGCGCATCGTCGCGCGCATCGCAGCAGGCTCGGCCCAGTTGTTCGTGGGACCGGCGTCGGCGGGGTCTTCCGAGCAGATGAACGTGCGGGACTCCGTGCGGGCGACGTCGCTCGGGTGGGAGCGGGCGAGGTAGGAGCCCGGGCGCCACTCGGGGTTGAGCTTGATGAGCTTGCCCTCCGCGACCATCTCGCGCAGGAGGGCGTCGTTCTCGGCCCGCGAGCCGTCGACCCAGTGCACGCGGTCGGGCTTGGTGAGCGCGGCGATCTCGTCGACCCACGCCGCAAGCTCTCGAAGGCCATCGCTCTCCAGATTCGGCCGGCCGCCGAAGGCCGGTGCGATCGTGTCGACAGGACCCGTCTGCCGGGTGCGCGGGAAGATGTCGGCAAGAGCCATTTGGCCACCTCTCTAACTATGTCCTCTCCACTATCCGTGCTTTGTGCCCATCCTTTCGACGCCGGGACGTCATAAGAATCGAGGATCTTTCGCTACGATAAAGGAATGCCCGCGTCCTCCCTCGAGCTCGCCACTCTTGGTCACCGCATCCGCCATCACCGCGTCGCCAACGACCTGACGCTCGACGAGCTCGGCGCCCGAGTGGGCGTCGCCGGCAGCCAGCTGAGCCTCATCGAGAACGGCAAGCGCGAGCCGAAGCTCTCGCTGCTGCAGGCGATCGCCGATGTCACCGGGGCGCAGGTCGCCGACCTGCTCTCGCCCGAGCCGCCCAACCGCCGCGCGGCGCTCGAGCTCGAGCTGCAGCGCGCGCAGGCGAGCCCGGTGTTCCGTCAGCTCGGCATCGCTCCCGTGCGCATCACGAAGAGCCTCAGCGACGAGACGATCGAGTCGATCCTGGGGCTCCATCGTGAGCTGCAGCGTCGCGAGCGCGAGGCGATCGCGACACCCGAAGAGGCGCGCCGCGCCAACAACGAGCTGCGGCTGCGGATGCGCGAGCGAGACAACTACCTGCCCGACATCGAGAAGCTCGCCGAGAAGCAGCTCAAGGCGGCCGGGCATGTGTCCGGCGCGCTCACCCATCGCACGGTGAGCGTCATGGCCGAGCAGCTCGGGTTCGAGCTCCTCTACGTGAACGACCTGCCCCACTCGGCCCGTTCGGTGACCGACCTCGAGAACGGCCGCATCTACCTGCCGCCCGCCTCGATCCCCGGCGGACACGGCCTGCGCTCGATGGCGCTCCAGGCGATGGCGCACCGCCTGCTCGGGCACACTCCCCCGACGGATTACGCCGACTTCCTGCAGCAGCGCCTCGAGATCAACTACTACGCCGCGTGCTGCCTCATGCCCGAGACGAACGCGGTCGCGTTCCTGCAGCAGGCCAAGAAGGATCGCAACCTCGCCGTCGAGGACTTCCGCGACGCGTTCGGCGTCACGCACGAGGCTGCCGGCATGCGCATGACGAACCTGCTCACGCAGCACCTCGGGATCCGGCTGCACTTCCTGCGGGTCGACGGATCGGGCGCGATCACCCGGGTCTTCGAGAACGACGGCCTGCCGCTGCCGAGCGATGTGACGGGGTCGGTCGACGGGCAGATCGCCTGCCGCAAGTTCGCCGCGCGAGCCGCGTTCGCCGAGCAGAACCGCACGACGGAGTACTACCAGTACACAGACACGCCGAGCGGCACGTACTGGTGCTCGACGCAGACCGGAACGACCGCCGACGGCGAGTTCTCGATCACGGTCGGAGTGCCCTTCGACGACGCCAAGTGGTTCCGCGGACGCGAGACGCCCAAGCGAGCCGTGTCGACGTGCCCCGACGAGTCGTGCTGCCGCCGCCCGCCCGGCGACGTCCGCGCACGATGGGAGGGCAAGGCGTGGCCGAGCGCACGCGTGCACATGCAGATGTTCTCGCCGCTGCCTCGCGGTGCCTTCCCCGGCGTCGACGACAACGAGGTGTACGCGTTCCTCGACCGGCACGCCGAAGGCTGAGACGGATGCCGCGCCCCGGCGTCAGCTCGTGATGAACACCTTGTAGCGCTCGAGCGCCGCCGCGATCTCGGCGTCGGGCGCGGCATCCGGCACGAACAGTTCCGGAATCGGATCGTCGGCATGCCGCGACAGGGCGATCGAGTGCGTCCACACCCCCACGACCTCGCCGTTGGCGACGAGGATCGGGCGCACGATGCCGTTCATCGCGGGACCGATCGCCTTCAGGAACTCCGGCGCGCACGGCACGGTGCGGTCGACGTACGAGAGGTAGTACTCCTCGAACGGCGGCAGGGCGACGACCGACGGCGCCGACGGCACGCGCCGCGGCGCAGGACCGACCGCGACGAACTGCGGCTCGGGCTCGTCGGCGACGACGATGAGCCGGTCGGAAGCGCGCTCGGCGGCATCGCGGGACACACCCAGCGGCAGGCCGGTCCACCACGCGAAGTCGCGGGCACCGGCCGGCCCGTGCGATGCGATGTAGCGGGAGAAGAACTCGGCGAGCGGGTCGGCGGGCCACACCTGATCGGGCGCCCACTCCTCGAGCAGCACCCAGTGCTGTTCGCGCGTCGGTCCTCCGGGGCGGACCGCGACCGGCCCCTGGCACAGGATCGAGCGAATGGAGAGCGCGACGAGCGTGTGGTACCCGCGCTGTCCCTTGGTCGAGACGCCCGCGGCCTCGAACACCTCGAACATCTGCTTGCGAGTGAGCCGGTTGCCGCCGCCCAGCGCTGCGCGCACGGCCCGCTCGGCCTTCGCGACCTCCTCCTCGTCGAGCCCCTCGTTGCGGTGCACCGCGGCGGCCTGACGCCGTTGCCGCTCCCCCGTGATGCTCATCACCCACGCCAGCTCGCGCGCGGGGATGATGTGGATCGTGCCGCGCATCGTCCACGAGCGCACGATCTCACCGCGGTCGAACGCGGCATCGACGTCGCTCACCGAGGGCGCACCGCGCGTGCGCTGCGCGATCGCCCAGCGCCCGCCCCAGAACTCCTGCGCCTGCGTCGCGAGCATGTGCTCGGCCGCCGCGGCGACCGTTGGGGCAGGCGAGCTCAGCCGATGCGACCTCAGCCGCTGCTCGCGGACGCGCTGGACGGACATGGTGCGCGGGCGGCGGGCGATCGGAGCATCCACTCCCCAATCATGGCGGCGCCCGCCGACAGCGCGCGACCCGCCGCTGCGGGAGACGGCCGGCCGCGGCATCCGCGCCGGCCACCGTCCCACCGGCCGTGCGCGCCGATACGATCGGTCGCGGAGGACACCGATGGTCGTTGCGCTGTGGATCGTCAACGTCGTGCTCGCCGTCGCCTTCCTCGTGGCGGGCGGCATCAAGCTTCTCCGTCCGCGGGAGGCCCTTCCCACGCTGGGGATGGCCTGGACCGAGGACTTCAGCGATGCATCCGTCAAGGCGATCGGCGCAGCCGAGCTCCTCGGCGCGATCGGCCTCATCGTCCCGCTCGCGACCGGGATCGTGCCCGTCCTCGCGATCATCGCCGCCGTCGCGCTCGCGGCGCTCATGACGGGAGCGATCGTCACGCACATCCGTCGCCGCGAGCAGTTCGTCCCGCCGCTCGTGCTCGGCATCATCGCGATCGGGAGCGCGATCCTCGGGTTCCTCGTCGTGCTCGGCTGACCCGGGATGCTCGGGTCTGTCGATCTCTACTGCACGCACATCTAGTGTGACTGCACACTCCCTGATACTGTCTGGCTCATCCCGGCTGGTCTCGGCGAAGCCGCGACGTCGACGAAGACACACCAGAGGAGTGCCGATGGGCAAGTCCATTCCGCGCGCAGGCGACGAACACAACGAGAAGGACGGGCCGGGCGCTCCTGGCGTCTCCCGTCGCAATCTGCTGCTGGGCAGCGGTGCCGCCGCCGCGGCGGCCGCCATGGGCGTCGGCACCGCCGTTCCCGCGAGCGCCGCGACGGCGTTCGCCCCGCCGACCTACCGCATCGCGGGCAACCGCGACGACGAGGGAGACCTGCTGCTGCACAACGGCCGCATCCACACGATGGACGACCGCAACTCCGTTGTCGACGCCGTGCGCGTGCGCGACGGCCGCATCGTCGCGGTCGGCAAGGCGGCGATGGCGGGCGGTGCGGGCAAGCGCATCGACCTCAAGCGCCGCACGGTCGTGCCCGGCCTCATCGAGAGCCACACCCACTTCGTGAGCCTCGCGAACCGGCCCGGATACCACGTGGCCGAGTGGGAGCTCGCGAAGGACGTCGCCGGCGTGCTCGCGGTGCTCAAGGCCCGCCGCGAAGACGTTCCCGAAGGCCAGTTCATCACCGCAATGGGCGCGGGCACGCCGCGGCAGTTCGCCGAGCGGCGCACCCCCACGCTCGCGGAGCTCGACGCGGCCATCCCCGACCGGCCTGTGTTCCTGTACGAGAGCTTCGGCGGGCCGGGCCGCACGAACACGCTGGGCAAGGAGTTCTTCGAGTCGGTCTCCGACCCGGCCGTCGTCGTGGGCCCCGACGGCGTGCTCACCCAGCCGAACGCGGACTACGCGCTGTACCACCTGCGCATCCGCCAGACGTTCGAAGACCTGCAGCGCAGCGCCCTCGACGCGATGGCGTTCTCGGCGTCTGTCGGCGTGACCCTCAACTACGACCAGGTGCTGTTCGTCACGCCGAACGGGACCCTCGACCCCTCGGCGCTCGAGACGCGGCCGAACGACGGGCTGCGCAAGCTGAACCACTTCCGCATGTACGACGCCTACCTCGAGCTGCATCGGCAGGGGGCGGCGTTCGTGCGGCTGCTGATCAACTTCCTGCATCACCAGGGGTTCATCCCGGCGCTCGGCGGGCTCGACAAGCAGCTGCCGGAGCTGCGGGAGCGGCTGAAGAACCAGTTCCCCGACTTCGGCGACGACATGGTGCGCACGCGCGGGATCGGCGAGTGGGGCGCGCCGTTCGCCACCCCCTCGAACCCCGACGGGTACGCCGTGTGGCTCGAGGCGCAGCGGCTCGTCGCGAAGGCGGGCTGGCACAACGAGAACGCGCAGGCGACGACGGCGGGCATCGAGCAGGTCGTCTCCGCCTGGGAGGCGATGGACGCCGAGTTCGGCATCAAAGACCTCCGGTGGGGACTCCAGCACGCCGACCTCGCGACACCCGATCAGCTGCAGCGGCTCAAGGCGCTCGGCTGCGGAGTGTCGGTCTCGGGCTTCCGCTGGCTGGGCGGAGTGCCCCGCGCCGACGGGCTCCCGGTCGGACCGCTGTTCAAGGACATCGTCGCGAGCGGCATCCCGATGGGCCTCCACGAGGACGGCACGCACATCGCGCCGCACAACCCGTTCTACGCGATGCACTACGCCACGACCGGTCTCAACGTGCTCGGGCAGCAGGTCAACCCCGGCCAGCAGATCACGCGTCATCAGGCGCTACACGCGTACACGCGCGGCGCCGCGTGGTTCTGCGGCCGTGAGGACGTGCTCGGATCGATCGAGGCCGGCAAGCTCGCCGACCTCGTCGTGCTCGACCGCGACTACTTCTCGGTGAGCGACGCTGCGATGCGCGACACCCGCCCGATCATGACGATCATCGACGGGCAGGTCGTGCACGACACCGGCGACCTGCGCGGCAAGCGCGACTGGAAGCACGACCGCAACTCGCGCTGGGATTGGCGCGAGGTCGTCAAGCCGCGGCGCCGCCGCCGCTGACCCCAGAGGACCGGCGGGGAGGGTGCTCGAGTCACCCTCCCCGCCGGTTCGCGTCACGAACGCCGGAACGTCAGAACGGGTTCGGCGTGAGCGTGTACTTCGTCTGCAGGTACTCGTGGATGCCCTCGGCGCCGCCCTCGCGGCCGAGGCCCGACATCTTCCACCCGCCGAAGGGCGCGGCGGCGTTCGAGACGACGCCCATGTTCAGGCCCATCATCCCGGTCTCGAGACGCTCGATCATCCGCTGGCCGCGCGCGAGGTTCTCGGTGAAGACGTACGACACGAGTCCGTACTCGGTGTCGTTCGCGAGGCGCACCGCCTCGTCCTCGTCGTCGAACGGGACGATCGCGAGCACCGGCCCGAAGATCTCCTCGCGCAGGATCTCGGAGCCGGGCTTGACGCCCGTCACGACGGTCGGCTCGTAGAAGGTGCCGGGTCCGTCGATCGGGTTGCCGCCCGTGCGCAGGTCCGCGCCGCGGCCGACCGCGTCCTTCACGAGCTCCGACGCCTTGGCGACGGCGCGGTCGTCGATGAGGGGGCCGATCTGGACGCCATCCTCGGTGCCGCGGCCGATCTTCATCGCCTTGACGCGCTCGGTGACGCGGCGGGCGAACTCGTCGGCGACCGAGCGGTGCACGATGAAGCGGTTCGCGGCTGTGCACGCCTGGCCGATGTTGCGGAACTTCGCCAGCAGCGCGCCGTCGACGGCCTTGTCGAGGTCGGCGTCGTCGAAGACGACGAACGGCGCGTTGCCGCCGAGCTCCATCGACGTGCGCAGCACGCCGCCGGCGGCCTGCTCGAGCAGCTGCTGGCCGACGGGAGTCGAGCCCGTGAACGAGAGCTTGCGCAGGCGCGGGTCGCGGATGATCTCCTCCGACACCGGGCCGGACGCCTTTGTCGTGACCACGTTGACCACGCCCGCCGGGAGGCCTGCGTCTTCGAGGAGCTTCGCGAAGTACAGCGTCGTGAGCGGCGTGAGGGCGGCCGGCTTGATGACCACCGTGCACCCCGCCGCGAGCGCAGGCGCGATCTTGCGCGTCGCCATCGCGAGGGGGAAGTTCCACGGCGTGATGAGGTAGCACGGCCCCACGGGGTGCTGCGACACGATCATGCGCCCGGTGCCCTCGGGGTTCGCGCCGTAGCGGCCCTGGATGCGCGCGGCCTCCTCGCTGAACCAGCGCACGAACTCGCCGCCGTACACGACCTCGCCACGCGCCTCGGCGAGAGGCTTGCCCATCTCGATCGTCATGAGCAGGGCGAACTCCTCCTTGCGCTCCTGCAGAAGGTCGTACGCGCGGCGCAGCAGCTCGGCGCGCTCGCGCGCCGGGGTCGCCGCCCACGAGGGGAACGCCTCGACTGCTGCGTCGAGTGCGGCCTTGCCGTCGGCGACGGATGCCGAAGCGATCGTCTTGACGACCTCACCGGTAGACGGGTCCGACACCGCAAGTGTCTTGCCGTCCTCGGCGGGTCGCCACTCCCCTCCGATGAGCAGTCCGTCGGGGACGGATGCCAGCAGCTCGGTTTCGCGCTCGTCGGTCACAGGGGCTCCCTCGTTCGTCGCATGCTCTTCGGCCATTCTGCCCGCGGTCGCACGGCCGAAGCCTTGTACGTCGCGTACTCCTCGCGGGGGTCCATCGCCGACGTGTACAAGTCAAGCGCCGCGCTCACGCGCGGACCGCTTCGGAGCGCGTCTCGTCGGTCGACGCCCGCGACGCGGCTGCCGGGACGAACACGCCCGCGAAGAACTCCGCGAGCTCCGACGTCGCGGTCAGCGGCAGCACAGCGGCCACGTACTGATCGGGACGCACGACGACCACGGCGCCGTCGCGCGAGATGCCGCGCTCGGCGAAGATGTCGACGTCGGTCCAGGCGCTCGGACCCGAGGCGTACACCTTCTCCCAGTCGGTCAACCCGAACGGGCCGGTCTTGGGCAGGAACACCTCCGGCACGCGGCCGAGGTCCA
Proteins encoded:
- a CDS encoding winged helix DNA-binding domain-containing protein, whose translation is MDAPIARRPRTMSVQRVREQRLRSHRLSSPAPTVAAAAEHMLATQAQEFWGGRWAIAQRTRGAPSVSDVDAAFDRGEIVRSWTMRGTIHIIPARELAWVMSITGERQRRQAAAVHRNEGLDEEEVAKAERAVRAALGGGNRLTRKQMFEVFEAAGVSTKGQRGYHTLVALSIRSILCQGPVAVRPGGPTREQHWVLLEEWAPDQVWPADPLAEFFSRYIASHGPAGARDFAWWTGLPLGVSRDAAERASDRLIVVADEPEPQFVAVGPAPRRVPSAPSVVALPPFEEYYLSYVDRTVPCAPEFLKAIGPAMNGIVRPILVANGEVVGVWTHSIALSRHADDPIPELFVPDAAPDAEIAAALERYKVFITS
- a CDS encoding amidohydrolase; the encoded protein is MGKSIPRAGDEHNEKDGPGAPGVSRRNLLLGSGAAAAAAAMGVGTAVPASAATAFAPPTYRIAGNRDDEGDLLLHNGRIHTMDDRNSVVDAVRVRDGRIVAVGKAAMAGGAGKRIDLKRRTVVPGLIESHTHFVSLANRPGYHVAEWELAKDVAGVLAVLKARREDVPEGQFITAMGAGTPRQFAERRTPTLAELDAAIPDRPVFLYESFGGPGRTNTLGKEFFESVSDPAVVVGPDGVLTQPNADYALYHLRIRQTFEDLQRSALDAMAFSASVGVTLNYDQVLFVTPNGTLDPSALETRPNDGLRKLNHFRMYDAYLELHRQGAAFVRLLINFLHHQGFIPALGGLDKQLPELRERLKNQFPDFGDDMVRTRGIGEWGAPFATPSNPDGYAVWLEAQRLVAKAGWHNENAQATTAGIEQVVSAWEAMDAEFGIKDLRWGLQHADLATPDQLQRLKALGCGVSVSGFRWLGGVPRADGLPVGPLFKDIVASGIPMGLHEDGTHIAPHNPFYAMHYATTGLNVLGQQVNPGQQITRHQALHAYTRGAAWFCGREDVLGSIEAGKLADLVVLDRDYFSVSDAAMRDTRPIMTIIDGQVVHDTGDLRGKRDWKHDRNSRWDWREVVKPRRRRR
- a CDS encoding NAD-dependent succinate-semialdehyde dehydrogenase yields the protein MAEEHATNEGAPVTDERETELLASVPDGLLIGGEWRPAEDGKTLAVSDPSTGEVVKTIASASVADGKAALDAAVEAFPSWAATPARERAELLRRAYDLLQERKEEFALLMTIEMGKPLAEARGEVVYGGEFVRWFSEEAARIQGRYGANPEGTGRMIVSQHPVGPCYLITPWNFPLAMATRKIAPALAAGCTVVIKPAALTPLTTLYFAKLLEDAGLPAGVVNVVTTKASGPVSEEIIRDPRLRKLSFTGSTPVGQQLLEQAAGGVLRTSMELGGNAPFVVFDDADLDKAVDGALLAKFRNIGQACTAANRFIVHRSVADEFARRVTERVKAMKIGRGTEDGVQIGPLIDDRAVAKASELVKDAVGRGADLRTGGNPIDGPGTFYEPTVVTGVKPGSEILREEIFGPVLAIVPFDDEDEAVRLANDTEYGLVSYVFTENLARGQRMIERLETGMMGLNMGVVSNAAAPFGGWKMSGLGREGGAEGIHEYLQTKYTLTPNPF
- a CDS encoding DoxX family protein — translated: MVVALWIVNVVLAVAFLVAGGIKLLRPREALPTLGMAWTEDFSDASVKAIGAAELLGAIGLIVPLATGIVPVLAIIAAVALAALMTGAIVTHIRRREQFVPPLVLGIIAIGSAILGFLVVLG
- a CDS encoding XRE family transcriptional regulator; its protein translation is MPASSLELATLGHRIRHHRVANDLTLDELGARVGVAGSQLSLIENGKREPKLSLLQAIADVTGAQVADLLSPEPPNRRAALELELQRAQASPVFRQLGIAPVRITKSLSDETIESILGLHRELQRREREAIATPEEARRANNELRLRMRERDNYLPDIEKLAEKQLKAAGHVSGALTHRTVSVMAEQLGFELLYVNDLPHSARSVTDLENGRIYLPPASIPGGHGLRSMALQAMAHRLLGHTPPTDYADFLQQRLEINYYAACCLMPETNAVAFLQQAKKDRNLAVEDFRDAFGVTHEAAGMRMTNLLTQHLGIRLHFLRVDGSGAITRVFENDGLPLPSDVTGSVDGQIACRKFAARAAFAEQNRTTEYYQYTDTPSGTYWCSTQTGTTADGEFSITVGVPFDDAKWFRGRETPKRAVSTCPDESCCRRPPGDVRARWEGKAWPSARVHMQMFSPLPRGAFPGVDDNEVYAFLDRHAEG